From the Bacillus sp. FJAT-22090 genome, the window TCAAGTCATCCCCCTGAATAACTAGAGGTTTATCAATATAATTAAAGAGCGATATTGACTCTAGATTAGGCAGGGACTGTAAAAAAGAAGAGCTACCATTTAAAAGCATAGATAAGTCTGTCAACTGCGGAGCCTTTGTTAATTCACTATAATCAGGAATCGAGACATCGTTTATTGCCAATGCCTTAAGCTGTTGCATCCTTTCAATTCCAGTAAGCGAGGTAACTTGTTTTCCACTTAGATGAAGTTTTTGAAGGTTTTTTACTAAGGAGATCGTAAGCAACGGTTGATTATTAGTAGAATTGATCGCTAATTCTCTTAAATTCGGAAGTGCACCTAGCGGAGAGAAATCATTTGCGTAAGTACCAGTTAATTGCAAACTCTCTAAACTTTTTATTTCAGAAAGTGGTGTAAGATCTGTCGGGCGGCCGCTTTCATGGGTGTTTTGAATGGCTAATTGTTTAATGGGCAAACCAGCTAGTTTCTCCATCCCTTTGAAAGTCGTGACACTCCCAGCATACCAATTTCCAAGTGTTAAGGTTCCATTATTTTTCTCCAAACAGGTGGATATTCGATCGATGGTGATATTCTCGTTATATTGGCGGTCACATAAGTCAACATAAGACTCTAACTTTTCTTGAAGAATGGAATCCTCTAATTGTATAACCGTATTACTAGCCAAATCAGAAGCAAATACAGGTGACTGTAAAATTAGTAAGAATAATGCAGTAAAAATGGATAAAATAGATCGTTTCATGTAATTCTTCCCCCAAAATAATATATATCTTACTATATTATCTTAGAAAATGAGGATGATAGATATAGGGAGAAAGTGAGTATTTAGAAGTAAAAAGAAAATCAGTATTGTGTCGTTAGCTAAAAGAGGGAATTCTTTTGAGGTCGGTCGAGGATAATACGGTTAAGTGTTTGTTATAGGTAAATTGAGCGAATCTCATAAAGTATACTATGTAAATGGTTACGAAATCAAACTGACTTTTCCTATAAAGGTTTAAGTTAACGGATACTTTAGTTAAACTCTTTTTTCTTATTTGAACTAACGGGGCAGTTTAGTTTAATAAAGGAAAACGTTTGTTTGATAAAACGCCTATTTTTAGGAGGGATAAAATGAAACTTTTACGGTATTTTTGTATAATTTTAATCTTGCTGAGTTTTATTCTCTTAATAACTGGATGTACAGAAAATAGAACCACACCGAAAGAGGATGATTTAAAGATTGAAGGTTATATACTTGAAGTAGATGAAGGAAAAATATTGGTTGCAGAAGGTATTACTTCAGAACAATATGAAACAATTATAGATAAAACACTTCAAGAGTTGGATAAGGAAAGGATTTCACTATTCTACTTAAGTTATGAAGATACCAGTAGCTTAAGGAAAGGTTACAAAGTAGATGTATGGATTGATGGTGGAATTAATGAATCTAATCCTGCTCAAGCTGGAGCAAAAAAAATTGAGGTAATAGAATAAAAATAGCTTATGAACTAACGCAGCAGTTTAGTTGAACAAGAAGTAGTAAAAATGGATCTTATAAAACTATTTGTAGAAGGAGAAATCATGGATAAAAATGAGTTTTTTCAATCCCTTGAAGAAATAGTTGTTGACCCTTTGTTTATTAGCGATAGTATGCAAGACATAGCCGAAGAAACGGCAAACAACACTTGGTCAATGTCTATTAGCAAGGAATTAGCGACTGAGATAGTAATGGAAGATTTCATAGAT encodes:
- a CDS encoding YobA family protein; protein product: MKLLRYFCIILILLSFILLITGCTENRTTPKEDDLKIEGYILEVDEGKILVAEGITSEQYETIIDKTLQELDKERISLFYLSYEDTSSLRKGYKVDVWIDGGINESNPAQAGAKKIEVIE